A segment of the Armatimonadota bacterium genome:
GTAGAGGATTGCATCGCCGGGTTGGACGAGATCGCCATTCTTGATTGCCACCTTGCTCACCACACCGCTGACCGGGGCGGTGATTTCGTTGAAAACCTTCATTGCCTCAATCAGCCCAACCACTTGCCCGGCTTGGACAGCCTCACCCTCTTTGGCGAACGGGGGCGAACCCGGGCTGCTGGAGGCGTAATAGATGCCGGTCATCGGGCTGGTCACCGGGATTCCGGTGGGGCCGCTAGGCTTGGGCGAAGCTTTGGGCTTTGCC
Coding sequences within it:
- a CDS encoding biotin/lipoyl-binding protein, which translates into the protein MDELNGKVDELASIMAEFGLEKAKLSGDGWAVELAIEPETRAVAAAPVAPSPTGSPKSAAKPKASPKPSGPTGIPVTSPMTGIYYASSSPGSPPFAKEGEAVQAGQVVGLIEAMKVFNEITAPVSGVVSKVAIKNGDLVQPGDAILYIG